A stretch of the Acidobacteriota bacterium genome encodes the following:
- a CDS encoding glycoside hydrolase family 92 protein, which produces MNLSLVVQLRQGEEWRTRDRVRYYIDNSFGTSANGLPGNDDCGTLSAWLVFAMMGIYPDCPGNANYQTALPVFDRVEISLNQAFYNRKKLVIGKKDNEIVINGRKAGSVVSHRSLTINSSSR; this is translated from the coding sequence ATGAACTTATCCTTGGTTGTTCAACTACGTCAAGGAGAGGAATGGAGAACAAGAGATAGGGTTAGGTACTACATAGACAATAGCTTTGGAACATCTGCAAACGGATTGCCGGGGAACGATGACTGCGGTACGTTGAGCGCCTGGCTGGTTTTCGCCATGATGGGTATTTATCCAGATTGCCCCGGAAATGCAAATTATCAGACTGCCCTGCCTGTTTTCGACCGAGTAGAAATTTCCCTGAACCAGGCTTTTTACAATCGCAAGAAACTTGTGATCGGGAAGAAAGACAATGAAATCGTAATCAATGGCCGGAAGGCCGGCAGCGTTGTCTCTCACAGATCACTAACGATAAATTCAAGCAGTAGATAA
- a CDS encoding GH92 family glycosyl hydrolase — translation MTSKLGSGVPFDNEKASPGFYSAIVNQNITLQATVGVRSSIEEYRFDSESNFLLINLGRNLSKVDGAAIRIISKSEIAGHQQEGRFCNRSAERTLYFVVRFSEPAEDMQIFDGNALKDPGVKYLAGNKIGAAIHLGNRKKALVKVGISYVSEKNARENLEHEITDWSFQKTRESVEKQWEDKLSKIDVAGGTTDDKTKFYTALYHILLHPNYINDVNGDYPLMGNQRGIGNYKSRNRYTVFSLWDTYRTVHPLLTLVYPELQEEMLKTMVDMYRESGQLPKWEVGASESYTMVGDPAAIVIADSYAKGIRNFDIKTAYKALLEQAKKTEGVNHVRPGYNSYVKYGYIPNDDKGGDYVWGSVSTSLGTTLPTVVSSRSQQRSVIRKMRQNLPVGRWAIKTSLIRASNYFVQSSRTESGWKILTRSTILENLAGPQVAASDLLKEIRGNIHGSFRMIFRV, via the coding sequence TTGACCTCGAAGCTAGGTTCTGGCGTTCCGTTCGACAATGAAAAAGCCTCACCAGGATTCTATTCCGCCATTGTGAATCAGAATATCACCCTCCAGGCGACCGTAGGTGTCAGGTCGTCAATCGAGGAATATCGGTTCGACTCTGAAAGTAATTTTCTTCTTATTAACCTCGGGCGAAATTTAAGCAAAGTGGATGGAGCTGCGATTCGTATCATCAGCAAAAGTGAGATTGCCGGACATCAGCAAGAAGGAAGATTCTGCAATCGCTCGGCTGAACGAACCCTCTATTTTGTCGTTCGATTCAGTGAACCGGCTGAAGATATGCAGATCTTCGATGGAAATGCCCTAAAGGATCCTGGCGTCAAATATCTTGCGGGCAACAAAATCGGGGCTGCCATACATTTGGGCAACCGAAAAAAAGCTCTGGTAAAGGTCGGTATCAGTTATGTCAGCGAGAAAAATGCGCGGGAGAATCTTGAGCATGAGATAACTGACTGGAGTTTTCAAAAAACTCGAGAAAGCGTGGAGAAACAATGGGAAGATAAACTATCTAAGATCGATGTCGCAGGTGGAACTACCGACGACAAGACCAAATTTTATACCGCTTTGTACCATATATTGCTGCATCCGAATTACATTAATGACGTAAACGGCGATTATCCGCTAATGGGAAACCAGCGCGGGATCGGCAATTATAAAAGCAGAAATCGCTATACCGTGTTTAGTCTTTGGGATACTTATCGAACAGTTCACCCGCTACTTACTTTGGTTTATCCGGAGTTGCAGGAAGAGATGCTTAAAACGATGGTGGATATGTACCGTGAAAGCGGGCAGTTGCCTAAGTGGGAGGTTGGGGCAAGTGAAAGTTACACGATGGTTGGCGATCCCGCCGCAATCGTAATTGCGGACAGTTACGCTAAAGGCATTCGTAATTTCGACATTAAAACCGCCTATAAAGCTCTACTTGAGCAGGCGAAAAAAACTGAAGGAGTTAATCATGTAAGGCCTGGATACAACAGCTACGTAAAATATGGCTACATTCCAAATGATGACAAAGGTGGCGATTATGTTTGGGGAAGCGTCAGTACATCGCTCGGTACAACTTTGCCGACGGTTGTATCGTCCAGATCGCAGCAACGCTCGGTGATCCGAAAAATGCGGCAGAATTTACCCGTCGGTCGATGGGCTATAAAAACTTCTTTGATCCGAGCCTCAAACTATTTCGTCCAAAGCTCGCGAACGGAAAGTGGCTGGAAGATTTTAACCCGGTCGACGATTCTCGAGAACTTGGCTGGACCCCAAGTGGCGGCATCGGATTTGTTGAAGGAAATTCGTGGCAATATTCATGGTTCGTTCCGCATGATATTCCGGGTTTGA
- a CDS encoding TonB-dependent receptor: MCIRKFQIFILILVVYASATFAQSTSGSISGTIVDQQAAAIANAIVRITEEGKTYTLTATSDGEGRFVFPIVQPGTFTIVIEAAGFKKQERKGVTLVATDKLSLGDLNLEVGSPTETVNEVAEATLVQADSVERSYAIQGEVVRNMGVKNRSFVNLATLAPGVIAATADGSTNDIQNISVNGVRQNSNNIQIDGITAVDTGNNGASSNIPLDSIGEVKILTSTYQAEYGRSSGAQIIAVTRSGSDDFHGSAYYYRQHTGLNANSFSNNRSGLARAISDQKQKGFSIGGPVYFPKFGESGPAIWSGKKKLFFFVNEEWAPASRRTLQGMCECRRRREDG; the protein is encoded by the coding sequence ATGTGCATTAGAAAATTTCAGATTTTCATTTTGATCCTCGTGGTTTATGCGAGTGCTACATTCGCGCAGTCAACGAGTGGCTCGATCTCAGGAACCATTGTAGACCAGCAGGCAGCTGCGATAGCGAACGCAATAGTGAGAATTACTGAGGAAGGAAAAACCTACACGTTGACGGCAACCTCGGATGGTGAAGGCCGGTTTGTTTTTCCGATCGTGCAGCCAGGAACGTTCACGATTGTCATTGAAGCAGCTGGCTTCAAGAAACAAGAGCGGAAGGGCGTAACACTTGTGGCTACCGATAAATTATCGCTTGGAGATCTCAACCTGGAAGTCGGATCGCCCACAGAAACGGTAAACGAAGTTGCTGAGGCAACCCTAGTACAAGCCGACAGCGTTGAGCGCTCCTATGCCATTCAGGGTGAGGTTGTCCGCAACATGGGTGTTAAGAACCGAAGCTTTGTGAATCTTGCTACTTTGGCTCCGGGAGTGATTGCGGCGACTGCGGATGGCTCGACGAATGATATTCAGAACATAAGCGTAAACGGCGTTCGACAAAATTCGAACAATATTCAAATCGACGGCATTACTGCGGTCGATACCGGAAACAACGGAGCGAGTTCCAACATCCCGCTTGATTCGATCGGCGAGGTCAAGATACTAACTTCTACCTATCAGGCAGAATATGGCAGATCCTCGGGTGCACAAATAATCGCAGTTACGCGGAGTGGAAGCGATGATTTTCATGGTTCTGCTTACTACTATCGCCAACATACTGGTTTGAATGCGAATAGTTTCAGTAACAACCGGAGCGGGCTTGCCCGTGCGATCTCGGATCAAAAGCAGAAAGGTTTCTCGATCGGCGGACCGGTGTATTTCCCGAAGTTTGGCGAGAGTGGACCGGCAATTTGGAGCGGAAAGAAAAAACTCTTCTTCTTCGTGAACGAGGAGTGGGCCCCCGCATCACGCCGAACACTGCAAGGAATGTGCGAGTGCCGACGGCGCCGAGAGGACGGGTGA
- a CDS encoding DUF5110 domain-containing protein, translated as MYLDTKKHFYKIPFLSQDMGGFAVSTDGFVDEELYIRWLQFAMFVPLTTPFSQPENPTGNIAFKVSDRADKLFRDYAHLKMELFPYIYTYAHKSRLEGVNTIRPFENNTSQYLFGEEILVAPVYMQGAVQTKVDLPPGANWFDHWTGKVYSGGQTINADSPIEKIPLFIKQGRLFRNENTPDRSKKGTNDLLEIHVYAGADGDFELIEDDGKSNDYLEGVYAKTILEQKISGSEISIEAKPTQGSFSKMSNSRSWQINIHGIEKAKAIFLNGKKFNSKSAQGMTMLPVFKSRKTAGWKLRIEK; from the coding sequence ATGTACTTGGACACCAAAAAGCATTTCTATAAAATTCCATTTCTTTCGCAGGATATGGGCGGATTCGCGGTCAGCACGGATGGATTTGTTGACGAAGAGCTTTATATCCGATGGCTACAGTTTGCGATGTTCGTCCCGCTGACAACGCCATTTTCACAGCCTGAAAATCCGACCGGAAATATTGCTTTCAAAGTGTCTGATCGGGCAGACAAACTATTTCGAGATTACGCCCATCTCAAGATGGAACTCTTCCCATACATTTACACTTATGCCCATAAGTCGCGTCTCGAAGGCGTGAACACGATTCGTCCGTTTGAAAACAACACGAGTCAGTATCTTTTCGGCGAAGAAATTCTCGTCGCTCCGGTTTACATGCAGGGTGCGGTGCAAACAAAAGTTGATTTGCCGCCCGGTGCAAATTGGTTCGATCACTGGACAGGCAAGGTTTACAGCGGCGGGCAAACAATCAACGCTGATTCTCCGATTGAAAAAATTCCCCTCTTCATAAAGCAGGGGCGATTATTCCGAAACGAAAATACGCCCGATCGATCGAAAAAAGGGACGAACGATCTTTTGGAGATCCACGTTTACGCCGGTGCGGACGGTGATTTTGAACTAATCGAAGACGATGGAAAAAGCAATGATTATTTAGAAGGAGTATACGCAAAAACCATACTGGAGCAGAAAATATCGGGTTCGGAGATTAGTATCGAAGCAAAGCCGACGCAAGGCTCCTTTAGCAAAATGAGTAATTCCCGAAGCTGGCAAATAAATATTCACGGAATCGAGAAAGCAAAGGCTATTTTTTTGAACGGCAAAAAATTCAATTCTAAGTCGGCCCAAGGAATGACTATGCTTCCGGTATTCAAGTCGCGGAAAACGGCTGGTTGGAAGCTACGTATCGAAAAATAA
- a CDS encoding glycoside hydrolase family 30 protein, protein MKKFTLLVLALIVSVNVFGQKQRATRPFSTVGRTVAVYSSADSTEFRLTKTGEVKFVEKRQPTEGEISVFVNPNKRFQTFLGIGGAITDASAEVFAKLSPAKQREFLKAYYSKTDGIGYTLARTNIHSCDFSSGSYTYVTEGDRELKSFSIDHDKQFRIPMIKRAMEAAGGRLTLYASPWSPPAFMKSNNDILHGGKLLPEFYQPWANYFVNFVKAYEKEGIPVWGLTIQNEPMATQRWESCIFTAEDERDFLKNNLGPTLAKAGLGGKKIIVWDHNRDLITQRVDTILGDPRAAKYVWGIGFHWYENWSGGQQMFDNVGIVNATYPDKNLIFTEGSVEKFDAAKYQNWANGERYGRSMINDFNNGAVGWTDWNILLDQTGGPNHISNFCFAPIHADTRTGELIYTPSYYFIGHFSTFIAVGAKRVNSVASRSQLLTTSFLNPDGKVVTIVMNQSNEPVKYSVSVGTQAAELSILPRAIQTLVF, encoded by the coding sequence ATGAAAAAATTCACTCTACTCGTTCTTGCCCTGATCGTTTCCGTAAATGTTTTTGGACAAAAACAGAGAGCTACCCGACCTTTTTCGACTGTCGGCCGTACCGTTGCTGTTTACAGTTCAGCGGATTCGACCGAGTTTCGCCTGACGAAAACCGGCGAAGTCAAGTTTGTTGAAAAACGGCAGCCAACCGAGGGCGAGATCAGTGTTTTTGTTAACCCTAACAAAAGATTCCAAACGTTTCTTGGCATTGGCGGAGCGATTACGGATGCGAGTGCCGAAGTTTTCGCCAAGCTTTCGCCGGCAAAGCAACGGGAATTTCTTAAGGCTTACTACAGCAAGACTGATGGGATCGGCTACACACTTGCCCGTACCAATATTCATAGCTGCGATTTCAGCAGCGGCAGTTACACCTACGTAACGGAAGGCGACCGCGAGCTTAAAAGCTTTAGCATCGACCACGACAAACAGTTCCGTATTCCGATGATCAAACGGGCTATGGAAGCGGCCGGCGGTCGTCTGACGCTGTACGCGAGTCCGTGGAGTCCACCGGCATTCATGAAGAGCAACAACGACATTCTCCACGGCGGAAAGCTGCTGCCTGAGTTTTACCAGCCGTGGGCGAACTACTTCGTGAATTTCGTCAAAGCTTATGAGAAGGAGGGAATTCCTGTCTGGGGCCTCACAATTCAAAACGAACCGATGGCGACGCAGCGTTGGGAATCATGCATTTTTACCGCTGAGGACGAACGCGACTTCCTAAAAAATAACCTTGGGCCAACTCTGGCCAAGGCTGGGTTAGGCGGTAAGAAGATCATCGTTTGGGATCACAACCGTGACCTCATCACGCAGCGCGTTGACACGATTCTTGGCGATCCCCGAGCAGCGAAATATGTCTGGGGAATAGGTTTTCATTGGTACGAGAACTGGAGTGGCGGCCAGCAAATGTTTGACAACGTCGGCATCGTAAACGCGACGTACCCTGACAAGAATCTGATCTTTACTGAAGGTTCGGTAGAAAAGTTTGACGCTGCGAAGTATCAAAATTGGGCAAATGGCGAACGCTACGGTCGTTCGATGATCAACGATTTCAATAACGGGGCCGTTGGCTGGACGGATTGGAACATTCTCCTTGATCAAACCGGCGGCCCAAATCACATATCGAACTTCTGTTTTGCACCGATCCACGCTGATACTCGAACCGGTGAGCTGATCTACACACCTTCTTACTATTTCATTGGCCATTTTTCTACATTCATTGCTGTTGGAGCGAAACGCGTGAACAGCGTGGCAAGCCGCAGCCAGCTTTTGACAACGTCGTTCTTGAACCCGGACGGCAAAGTTGTGACGATCGTAATGAATCAATCCAACGAACCCGTCAAATACAGCGTCAGCGTGGGCACCCAGGCAGCGGAGTTGAGCATTCTTCCGAGGGCGATTCAGACACTCGTTTTTTAG
- a CDS encoding family 16 glycosylhydrolase: MARCAKAYNHMIGAQKGKKITVNDVYGKYHIYSIEWTSEKVDFMVDGVIYNTVVNDNKTTAEWPFDQNFHLKINNAQGLSGEIRRSISAQRVGTSLRSLTSSSHPFETERQEILPY, translated from the coding sequence ATGGCACGGTGCGCTAAGGCCTACAACCATATGATCGGTGCCCAGAAAGGTAAGAAGATCACAGTCAATGACGTTTACGGAAAATACCATATCTATTCGATCGAATGGACATCCGAAAAAGTTGATTTTATGGTTGACGGAGTGATTTACAATACTGTCGTTAATGATAATAAGACGACTGCAGAATGGCCGTTCGACCAGAACTTTCACCTAAAGATCAACAATGCTCAGGGTCTATCAGGTGAAATAAGGCGGTCTATTTCGGCACAACGAGTCGGTACTTCTCTGCGGTCGTTAACGTCTTCCAGTCATCCGTTCGAAACGGAACGGCAGGAAATCCTTCCTTATTAA
- a CDS encoding SGNH/GDSL hydrolase family protein, whose amino-acid sequence MKNFIAGKFDYNRKRDNGEAMQDLNKPVGANGGDSRMVVEYLKSLQKDKNFKPDILLVNCGLHDIKTDRKTGEKAIELDEYKANLKEIFELAEKMKLKLVWITSTPVNQEIHNTKNVGFFATRKIQMPITKRPKVIL is encoded by the coding sequence TTGAAAAATTTTATCGCAGGCAAGTTCGATTATAACCGCAAACGCGACAACGGCGAAGCGATGCAGGATTTGAACAAACCCGTCGGAGCCAATGGCGGCGATTCTCGAATGGTGGTTGAATATTTGAAATCTTTGCAGAAAGATAAGAATTTCAAACCCGATATTTTGCTCGTTAATTGCGGTTTGCACGATATTAAGACCGACCGCAAAACAGGCGAAAAAGCCATCGAACTCGACGAATATAAAGCTAATCTGAAAGAGATTTTCGAGCTCGCTGAAAAGATGAAATTGAAACTGGTATGGATCACATCCACGCCGGTTAATCAGGAGATTCACAATACTAAAAACGTCGGTTTTTTCGCTACACGAAAGATTCAGATGCCTATAACGAAGCGGCCAAAGGTTATTTTATAA